The sequence below is a genomic window from Acetobacteroides hydrogenigenes.
CTTCCCATTCCGAACAGGGCCGTTAAGCCCGCCAGCGCCGATGGTACTGCTACACCAAGCGGGAGAGTAGGTGGCCGCCAAACCTATAGAGCCCCCGATCATTAGATCGGGGGCTTTTTTTATGCCTTGTTTGAAGCGGTTCTGATGCGGGGTTAGCTTTTGTTGCGGGCAAAAAGGAGCACGTCGAGGATGGTGCGCTTTATACGGCTGTCAATGTTCCTTTCGATATCAGTTTCGGTAACCTGATATTCGTACTTTGTGCTGCTGTTGGGGATGTAGTCGAATGTATCCTTGATGATGTTGGGGTTGAACTTTATTGTTAGCCGATCGGGAAGTAGAACAATGCTGCTAAAGAAAATGCTCGAGTTCCCTTTAGATATCCAAACCTCAAAGGAAGAGTCTGTGTCTTTTGTAATAAGACATGGCTTTACAAGGTTTTTCTCGTAGTTTCTTATTTCATCGTAAAGGCTGGAAAGCTTATTCATGGCTCTATTTTTATAAGAGTTAGAACAGGCCGTATTGCGTAGTGTTTATGGGAAGATCTTAATTTGTGTTATGCTGAAAATGCCTATTTATCCCAGTGCTCAAACCCCTTTTTGATGATGATTTTGTAACTATACGAGAAAAGGTTACTGATTGGCGAGCTTCCAAAGGCTATAAAAGATGAAGTTAGTAATACGTTCCATTCGGGGGTAGTTAATTATGCTGGCTTCGTCGGCAGGAGTATGGTAGTCGGCATGTTCGCCAGTCGTGATAACGATAGAGGGTATTCCTGCTTTTACAAACATGTCATGGTCGGAGCCATGCGTCCATAAGTCCAGTTCTCTTTCAGAAATAGGATCTGATATACCAATTTTTGCCATTTGGGCGCTTTGTTTAAGGTGTTGCTCTGGGCTACCATCAAAATTTCCTAGAATAATGGGATATACATACATATCGGAATCGAAATGGCTCTGGTTAGACCGTCCGATCATGTCGATGTTTACAACCGCTGCTGTTTTTTTAAGCGGGATGATGGGGTTGTTGATCATGTAGTACGATCCGTATAGTCCGATCTCTTCGCCGGTAAATGCCACCAAAATTATGCTTCGGTTAGGTACATGACCGGTGCTTTTGGCCAACTGTAGTAGGCGAGCGATTTCTAGCACTGCTGCTGTTCCCGATGCATTATCGTCTGCACCGTTAAAAATACTATCGGCCATGTTATCCGCGAATTTGGTATGAGAAATTGCTGTGCCAATATGGTCGTAATGCGCGCATACGACTACGGCTTCGTCCTTCTTATTAGCGCCACCAAATACCCCAACAACATTTTCGGTTTGAACCTTTGTGAGCCTGTCGGCTGGTAGGCTGCCGCTAATCTCTAATGCCTTTCCAACTAGAGTTCCTTTTACATGGGGGTATTCCTTAAGCGCTTCTTTGGCAAAAAGTTTTTTAAGTAAGATTTCGTCGGTTAAAAGAATGTCAACCTTTGGATGCCTTGCAAGGAAGGGCAATACCTTGCTGTAGTAGCTATTTTGGTTGGGCAATATGGGATTTGAAGTGGACGTGTAGAATAGCGTATCTCCTGACCTACTTATTTTTTGCATGAGCGGAGAAGCAAAGGCAAATCGGCTACGATTGAGCTCTGTGACCTCATTTGTTGGGAGAACGAGGAGAAAGGTGCCCTTAACCTCTTCTTGCCTTGCATTACAGGTTTGGATTATCCTGTTCAACCCTTCGTCGATCGATTTGGCTGCCACTACAGGGGCATAGCAAGCGCTGTCCGATTCCCTATTTTCTACAGAACCGAAGTAGGGAATTATAGAGGTGTTGCCAATGCCATCTCCCGATAGCGGCATTATGTCGCTAAAAAAGTAGATCTTTCTTGAAGAATCCTTAATCTTTACTGAAGCATTCCTAAAGTCGAAAGGGGATGAGTATAGTTCGAAGGATTGAAAGAACGGCTCTGCGCTACCTGGGTTGATGGGGCTAAGTCCGGCCTCCCTAAACTTATCGGCAATGTAGGTTGCCGCAATTCGTTGTTCGATGCTGCCGGTTTTACGTCCTTTTAGGCTATCGGAAGCCAAAACGTATATGTGCTTCCTTAAGCTATCGGGGGATGCTTTAAGACCTTGAAGGAAGGCTTGTGCGCTGCTGCTGTAGGCCATGGCAACGAGCAGAGCAGGAAGTAGGAGCTTCTTCATATGGATCGCTACGAAGGGTTAAAACGTGGGCCGATCGGTGTGCTTGGCAGAGACCCGCCTGCGTAAATGTATAAGATTATTTGGTTCGTTGTTCGTTGTAGCGCTAATGTTCGTAGTTGGGCTGCTAAATGTGCTTGTGCAAGGGAGCTATTGGGGCAGAAAGGTGCTCTTGCAGCAGCTTTGGATGGCGGTTTTGTAGGCGTAGAGGCCAGTTTGTGGGGGCTAGAGGTGTATAGGTTTGTCGTAGTAATGGATTCTAGAGGAAGCATAGCAGAAGTGCGCAACGTAGTAGTGAGCATGTGAAAATAAGTTGCGAGTACGAACAGTGTAGTCGCGAGTAGGTAAAATAAAGTTCTGAGTATGTACAACGCAGTCGTGAGTATGTAAAATAAAGTTGTGAGTGTGTACAACGTAGTCGTGAGTAAGTGAAAGAAATTCGTGAGTACCTGAATATTTTTTGCGAGTACCTGAATGGTTGGGCCTGTTTCTCGTAGGAACAAAGGAGATGCGGCCTTGTGAGTTGGTGGGTCGTCGCGAATAAGGTATGGATATAAGGGTCGAATATCGATGCCGCATATGGCCTATGCTTATCGGGCGAATGGGAAAAGAAAAAGCCTTCAGATTTCTCTGAAGGCTTTCTAGTAGCGGGAACAGGACTCGAACCTGTGACCTTTGGGTTATGAGCCCAACGAGCTGCCAACTGCTCCATCCCGCAATATAATATCTTAAGTTGTATTGCTTTCGTGTTTCTCAATTGCTCTGCAAAGGTAATTCCTTTTTTCGATTCTGCAAGGGTTTTCTAAAAAATATGTTTGCTATAATTGTGAATGGCTCTTGTTCTATTTGGAAACTAAGCTGTAACTTCGTGGAATAAAACAGAATTGTCCTATGCCATTAGTATTTAAACCTGTTGACATCAGTACGGAAGAGAAGGAGTGCCGTAAGGACTACTTTGACCGCCATACGCCCTATGTAATATGCGAGCGCCAAGCTAAGCGCAACGAGAAGCTAAAGGTAAAGGTAACCTTGGGCGATCAGTACGTACATCCCGACGACTACGACCACTACATTAGCACTATCCAGCTTTGGAATAGGGAGACGCTACTTGCGCAGGTGCACTTTATGCCCGGTGCAATGGGAAATCAGCCAGGCCATGTAGAGGTTGATTTTTATGTTGTTCCTAAGATGACCATGAACCTTACTGCAATGGCCGTTTGCACCAAGCATGGCTTGTGGGAGAGCGAGACCGTTGATGTAGCCGTTGTGGATTAAGCTGCGAATGAGCTTCTGGGTAGCCGATTGGAAACGTAATGTTCGCCTTTCGGCTTTTTGCGCATAGTACGCTTAAATCTTATATATTTGTGGTCTTCAACATAACCCTACAATGGCCGAGAGCAAAAAGAAGAAGCTGATCACCAAGCTGCACCATAAGTACCGTTTAAGCATCTATAACGATTCCAATCTTGAAGAGGTTTGGTTCCTTCGTCTATCGCGAATGAATGTGCTGCTTGTTTTTGGCTCGCTGATAATCCTGATAATATTTGGTGTAACCATTCTTATTTCGTTCACTCCGCTGCGCGAGTTTATACCCGGCTATCCCGACAAAAATACCCGTAGGACTATTGTTGCCAATGCGCTAAAGGTTGATTCGCTCGAGCGTGAGCTAACCATGTGGCAGCGCCATCTTGATAACATCAATAGGGTTCTTTCGGGGAAGCCTACCGAGGTTATCGAGAGCAAACCCGATACGACAAAGAAGTATAAAAACCTGGATTTGGGCCGATCGGAGGAGGATTCGAAGTTCAGAGCCGAGGTGGAAGCTGCCGAAAAGTATAAGCTGGCCGTTTTTGATAAGGCCAAGAAGACGCAAGGTATTTCGGGCATTCGCTTCTATACACCCGTGAAGGGGAAAGTGCTAAAGCCGTTTAACAGCCAAGCAGGGCAGCTGGGCGTAGTGCTTTCGGTGGCGCCTAACGAGCTGGTGCTGGCAACCCTAGAGGGAACGGTGGTTAGCGCCGGATGGAGCATGGAGTTTGGGTATAGCATCGTTATACAGCATAGCAACAACCTGATATCAGCCTATAAGTACAACTCGCAGGTTATGAAGAAGGTTGGTGAGAAAGTTCGTGCTGGTGAGGCTATAGCCGTGGTGGGAACAAGAAGCGAGCAGAAAAATACGGCTCAGCTCCTATTTGAGCTTTGGTTTAACGGAGTACCGATTAACCCACAGCACTACGTTATTTTTTAGGTGATGATTAAGAAGAGAATTGCAATACTTGGCTCAACCGGCTCGATAGGTACGCAAGCCCTTGAGGTTATTGAGGCAAATCCTGACCTATTTGAGGTAGAAGTTTTAACGGCCAATAATAGTATAGAGCTGCTTATAGAGCAAGCCGTAAGATACCAGCCAAACGCAGTTGTTATCGGTAATGAGGCAAAGTACCAGATGGTGGCTGATGCGCTTAGCCGCTATCCGATTAAGGTGTATGCCGGATCTAAGGCTATAGAGCAGATCGTAGAAATGGAGACCATTGATGTGGTGCTAACGGCTATGGTTGGCTACTCGGGTTTAATGCCCACCATCAATGCCATTAAATCGAAAAAGGTAATTGCTCTTGCCAACAAGGAAACCCTAGTTGTTGCAGGCGAGCTGATAACCGCTCTATCGCAGGAGAATAGGGTGCCCATAATTCCGGTCGATTCGGAGCACTCTGCCATTTTCCAATGCTTGGTTGGCGAGCTGAGCCCTATAGATAAGGTTATACTTACCGCGTCGGGTGGTCCATTCCTTCATACCGACATTGATACGCTGAAAACCGTCACCCGTGCTGATGCCTTAAAGCATCCGAACTGGAGCATGGGGGCGAAAATTACCATCGATTCGGCATCGATGATGAACAAGGGGTTTGAGGTGATAGAGGCCAAATGGCTCTTTGGGGTGACCCCCGACCAGATTGACGTGGTGATACACCCACAGTCGATCATCCACTCGATGGTACAGTTCGAAGATTCGTCCATAAAGGCGCAGATGGGGTTACCCGACATGAAGCTTCCCATTCAGTATGCCTTTACCTTTCCTGATAGGGTAAAAACAGACTTTAAGCGCCTAAATTTTAAAGACTACAGTACGTTAACGTTCTTAGAACCCGATACCGGCAAGTTCCGAAATCTTGCTTTTGCCTACGAGTCCATGCGACAAGGGGGAAATATGCCCTGTATCCTAAATGCCGCTAACGAGGTGGTGGTCGAAGCCTTTTTAAAGGGGAAGATCGGGTTCCTAGAGATGTCGGACATCATCGAGAAGGTTATGTGCAGGGCATCTTTTGTCCAAAAACCAACACTGGCCGACTACTGCGAAACCGATACCGCAGTGAGGACGCTAACAACATCGCTAATTCGATAAAAAATGGAAATACTTGTAAGGGTAGCACAGCTACTATTAAGCCTTTCGATCCTAGTGCTGCTCCACGAGGCAGGCCACTTTTTCTTTTCTAAGCTTTTCAAAATCCGTGTAGAGAAGTTCTACCTATTCTTCAATCCTTGGTTTTCGCTGTTTAAGTTTAAAAAGGGGGATACTGAGTACGGTGTTGGTTGGCTTCCATTGGGGGGCTACGTTAAGATTGCCGGTATGATTGACGAGAGCATGGATAAGGAGCAGATGAAAGAGCCTGTTCAGCCATGGGAATTTCGTGCAAAGCCATCGTGGCAGCGCTTGCTGGTTATGATTGGTGGAGTTCTGGTAAACTTTCTACTAGCGCTGGTTATCTACATCGCAGTTCTTTACACATGGGGCGAAGAGTACGTTGCCAATAAAGATGTAACCTATGGTATTCAGGCCGACAGCTTGGCTCAGCGCATAGGATTCCGCAATGGCGATAAGATTATTTCGTTGGATGGAAAACCTCTCGAAAATATAGCAACGCTTCAGGGGGACATCGTCCTCAATGAGGTGAAGAATGTACTGGTTGAACGTGATGGAAAGCAGGTTAATGTTGCCATTAGCCCAAAGTTTGTTCCCGAAATCCTTAAAGCAAAAGGGATGTTCGGTCCTCGTGTAAAGTACATCGTTGCCGATGTTGCTGATGGTATGCCCGCAAAGGCTGCTGGGGTAAAGGCTGGCGATAGGTTTATAAAAGCAGATACATCCACGTTTGAGTATGTCGATGAGTTTAAGAGCTACTTTGCTGCTCATAAGAACAAAAAAATTACAGTAGCGGCTTTGCGCGGTAACGATACCGTTAGCTTTAGCATTGTTCCAAATAGCCAAGGTTTAATAGGAACGATGTTTACAACTTACGAGCAGTTTAAGATTAGCAAAATTGAGTACGGTTTTTGGGAGTCTATTCCTGCCGGAATAGACCATGGTATAGACAAGGCTGTTAAGTACGTTCAGCAGCTAAAGCTGATTGTAAAACCTGAAACAAAGGCATACGAGTCGTTAGGTGGTTTTATTGCCATTGGTAAAATATTTCCAGGATCGTGGGATTGGGGAGCCTTTTGGGAAATGACGGCATTCCTTTCTATTATTCTTGCTATAATGAATATTCTGCCTATTCCAGCACTGGATGGAGGACATGTTATGTTCTTGCTCTACGAGATGGTTACCCGTCGTAAGCCCAGCGAGAAGTTTATGGAGTATGCCCAGATTGTAGGAATGGTAATCCTTTTAGCATTACTTATTTATGCAAATGGGAACGATATAATAAAATTATTTCGTTAATTTCAAGCAATAATTAAACCTACCGCTATGAGATTACAAAAATGCATACTGATTGTCTTTACCATCCTAGCCCTATTTACAGGATGTAAGGAAACCAAGAAGGGAAAAACAATGCTTCCGAGTCCAGCAGGGGCTATTTGTGATGTATTGGTTGTGATTAACGAAGAGAGCTGGAAGGGAGAGCTGGGAAATGTATACCGTGAGGTACTCACAGGTCCTTATCCATACCTTCCACAAATAGAGCCTTACTTTAACCTATCCCATGTAACCAAGGATGTTTTTGCATCAACGGCTCAAAAATTTCGGAATCTTATTATTACGAAAGTAGACCCAAAGTTTACCAAGCCTCAGTTTGTC
It includes:
- a CDS encoding M28 family metallopeptidase, coding for MKKLLLPALLVAMAYSSSAQAFLQGLKASPDSLRKHIYVLASDSLKGRKTGSIEQRIAATYIADKFREAGLSPINPGSAEPFFQSFELYSSPFDFRNASVKIKDSSRKIYFFSDIMPLSGDGIGNTSIIPYFGSVENRESDSACYAPVVAAKSIDEGLNRIIQTCNARQEEVKGTFLLVLPTNEVTELNRSRFAFASPLMQKISRSGDTLFYTSTSNPILPNQNSYYSKVLPFLARHPKVDILLTDEILLKKLFAKEALKEYPHVKGTLVGKALEISGSLPADRLTKVQTENVVGVFGGANKKDEAVVVCAHYDHIGTAISHTKFADNMADSIFNGADDNASGTAAVLEIARLLQLAKSTGHVPNRSIILVAFTGEEIGLYGSYYMINNPIIPLKKTAAVVNIDMIGRSNQSHFDSDMYVYPIILGNFDGSPEQHLKQSAQMAKIGISDPISERELDLWTHGSDHDMFVKAGIPSIVITTGEHADYHTPADEASIINYPRMERITNFIFYSLWKLANQ
- a CDS encoding desulfoferrodoxin family protein, encoding MPLVFKPVDISTEEKECRKDYFDRHTPYVICERQAKRNEKLKVKVTLGDQYVHPDDYDHYISTIQLWNRETLLAQVHFMPGAMGNQPGHVEVDFYVVPKMTMNLTAMAVCTKHGLWESETVDVAVVD
- a CDS encoding murein hydrolase activator EnvC family protein — encoded protein: MAESKKKKLITKLHHKYRLSIYNDSNLEEVWFLRLSRMNVLLVFGSLIILIIFGVTILISFTPLREFIPGYPDKNTRRTIVANALKVDSLERELTMWQRHLDNINRVLSGKPTEVIESKPDTTKKYKNLDLGRSEEDSKFRAEVEAAEKYKLAVFDKAKKTQGISGIRFYTPVKGKVLKPFNSQAGQLGVVLSVAPNELVLATLEGTVVSAGWSMEFGYSIVIQHSNNLISAYKYNSQVMKKVGEKVRAGEAIAVVGTRSEQKNTAQLLFELWFNGVPINPQHYVIF
- a CDS encoding 1-deoxy-D-xylulose-5-phosphate reductoisomerase; its protein translation is MIKKRIAILGSTGSIGTQALEVIEANPDLFEVEVLTANNSIELLIEQAVRYQPNAVVIGNEAKYQMVADALSRYPIKVYAGSKAIEQIVEMETIDVVLTAMVGYSGLMPTINAIKSKKVIALANKETLVVAGELITALSQENRVPIIPVDSEHSAIFQCLVGELSPIDKVILTASGGPFLHTDIDTLKTVTRADALKHPNWSMGAKITIDSASMMNKGFEVIEAKWLFGVTPDQIDVVIHPQSIIHSMVQFEDSSIKAQMGLPDMKLPIQYAFTFPDRVKTDFKRLNFKDYSTLTFLEPDTGKFRNLAFAYESMRQGGNMPCILNAANEVVVEAFLKGKIGFLEMSDIIEKVMCRASFVQKPTLADYCETDTAVRTLTTSLIR
- the rseP gene encoding RIP metalloprotease RseP, which encodes MEILVRVAQLLLSLSILVLLHEAGHFFFSKLFKIRVEKFYLFFNPWFSLFKFKKGDTEYGVGWLPLGGYVKIAGMIDESMDKEQMKEPVQPWEFRAKPSWQRLLVMIGGVLVNFLLALVIYIAVLYTWGEEYVANKDVTYGIQADSLAQRIGFRNGDKIISLDGKPLENIATLQGDIVLNEVKNVLVERDGKQVNVAISPKFVPEILKAKGMFGPRVKYIVADVADGMPAKAAGVKAGDRFIKADTSTFEYVDEFKSYFAAHKNKKITVAALRGNDTVSFSIVPNSQGLIGTMFTTYEQFKISKIEYGFWESIPAGIDHGIDKAVKYVQQLKLIVKPETKAYESLGGFIAIGKIFPGSWDWGAFWEMTAFLSIILAIMNILPIPALDGGHVMFLLYEMVTRRKPSEKFMEYAQIVGMVILLALLIYANGNDIIKLFR